The following proteins are co-located in the Clostridiales bacterium genome:
- a CDS encoding alanine:cation symporter family protein — MNGIFEMINNFFEFMVPITDFLWEFPTNLAWYASIPVLGKFSFAIILLVGAGIYYTIKTRFIQISHFRKGLQILIKKKVSDTGLSPLSAFFLSSAMRIGPGNIIGVTGAISVGGPGALFWMWVSAFFGMATAYSEAVLAQIFKEKKGNEFVGGLPFYGQKLLADKKGAGIFLSIVFVMYALLCLPGQTFHVFTSVGAVADVVAHTTFGRQSAVYYVIAIVLVVSTIAIIMGGIKRVTKVTDALVPVMAVLYTLMIFILILLNLDQIPYFFGAVFTGAFKPEAIFGGGFGVALAQGIKRGLMSNEAGQGTITMAAATADNDHPCEQGFVQVLGVFLDTMIICTMSGFVIVMAHIWTGDSSVAWDSIKASKLPLYLASVKVLAPGAVFGTAAQFITAFGYVLFAHTTLIGMISFAEIAVSRISKDRRVTIGIRILGACILVPFGALIVLAGIELGNLWYLSDFTNLMVVLANVPIILIGSKYVIKATDHYIRTKGERFTSEVIGIKTDYWDTKEEERI, encoded by the coding sequence GTGAATGGAATATTTGAAATGATCAACAATTTTTTCGAATTTATGGTACCGATTACAGATTTCCTTTGGGAGTTTCCGACCAATCTTGCTTGGTATGCGAGTATCCCGGTGCTTGGTAAATTTTCTTTTGCAATCATCCTGCTGGTAGGCGCAGGCATTTATTATACAATTAAAACCCGGTTTATTCAGATCAGTCACTTTAGAAAAGGGCTTCAAATTTTGATCAAGAAGAAGGTGTCGGATACAGGGCTAAGTCCCCTCTCTGCTTTTTTTCTCAGCTCAGCCATGAGAATTGGCCCGGGCAACATTATCGGAGTTACCGGCGCGATTTCAGTGGGAGGTCCCGGAGCGCTATTTTGGATGTGGGTGTCTGCTTTCTTTGGAATGGCTACCGCTTATTCGGAAGCAGTTCTCGCACAGATCTTTAAGGAAAAGAAAGGCAATGAATTTGTGGGTGGACTTCCTTTTTACGGTCAAAAGCTGCTGGCGGATAAAAAAGGGGCAGGTATTTTTCTCTCTATCGTTTTTGTGATGTATGCTTTGCTCTGTCTTCCTGGACAAACCTTTCACGTATTCACATCGGTCGGAGCTGTTGCTGACGTTGTAGCACATACCACTTTTGGCCGCCAGTCCGCGGTATATTACGTAATTGCAATTGTTCTGGTTGTTTCGACGATCGCAATTATCATGGGAGGAATCAAGCGAGTAACAAAGGTTACCGACGCATTGGTACCTGTAATGGCGGTTCTATACACTCTAATGATTTTTATCCTGATCCTGCTCAACCTCGATCAAATCCCATACTTTTTCGGTGCTGTGTTTACAGGGGCATTTAAGCCTGAAGCGATATTTGGCGGCGGATTTGGGGTAGCTCTCGCACAGGGCATCAAGAGAGGCCTTATGTCAAATGAAGCTGGTCAGGGAACCATCACCATGGCGGCTGCTACCGCTGATAACGATCATCCCTGTGAGCAGGGCTTTGTTCAGGTTTTGGGTGTTTTTCTAGATACCATGATCATCTGCACCATGTCGGGCTTTGTGATTGTAATGGCTCATATTTGGACGGGTGACAGCAGTGTTGCATGGGATTCCATCAAGGCTTCAAAATTACCGCTTTATCTCGCATCGGTGAAAGTATTGGCACCAGGCGCTGTATTCGGCACTGCAGCGCAATTTATTACAGCATTTGGCTATGTCCTGTTTGCTCACACCACGCTGATCGGTATGATCAGCTTTGCGGAAATTGCAGTGAGCAGAATCTCCAAAGACAGACGTGTTACAATTGGAATCAGAATACTGGGCGCCTGTATTCTCGTACCGTTTGGTGCTTTGATCGTTCTTGCAGGAATTGAACTTGGAAACCTGTGGTATCTTTCTGACTTTACGAACCTCATGGTGGTGCTTGCAAACGTTCCGATTATATTGATCGGTTCCAAGTACGTAATCAAGGCAACAGACCATTATATAAGGACAAAGGGGGAACGATTTACGTCTGAAGTGATTGGCATTAAGACCGATTATTGGGATACAAAAGAAGAAGAACGGATCTAG
- a CDS encoding diaminopimelate epimerase, translated as MIEFTKMNGNGNNFLVLENFKRAYTNEELRNLAIQACNTKFSIGADGILVIEESEIAEFKMRLFNSNGTEGEMCGNGARCIAKYAFYSGMASEKMRFETLAGIVEGQILGNEVMISMGRVDLSSLTLENTIAYGDGIIQYTYLVVGVPHVVIISEKNCVESLEEMKRIGRYLDGNHEVFPEGTNVNFVQTLYDNMIQNTTYERGVEDITESCGTGSCASAVVASMLWGMKSPVLVKNLGGDNKVWMKFDSDQKYCDIQLAGAANFSAQIKMLDI; from the coding sequence TTGATTGAGTTTACTAAAATGAATGGCAACGGTAACAATTTTCTGGTGCTGGAGAATTTTAAAAGGGCATACACGAATGAGGAATTGCGGAATTTGGCGATTCAGGCGTGCAATACAAAATTTTCAATTGGAGCCGATGGAATCCTTGTAATCGAAGAATCGGAGATCGCCGAGTTTAAAATGAGACTTTTTAACAGCAACGGTACGGAAGGAGAAATGTGCGGAAACGGTGCAAGATGTATTGCGAAATATGCGTTCTATAGCGGTATGGCCAGTGAAAAAATGCGATTTGAAACCTTGGCGGGGATTGTCGAAGGGCAAATCCTGGGAAATGAAGTGATGATTTCGATGGGGAGAGTGGACCTTTCCAGCCTGACGCTTGAGAACACGATCGCATACGGGGATGGGATCATTCAGTACACTTATCTGGTAGTTGGGGTGCCTCATGTTGTGATCATTTCTGAAAAGAACTGTGTGGAAAGTCTGGAAGAAATGAAGAGGATCGGGAGGTATTTGGACGGCAATCATGAAGTGTTTCCCGAAGGAACCAATGTGAACTTTGTACAGACCCTCTATGATAATATGATACAAAATACCACGTATGAGAGGGGCGTGGAGGACATAACGGAATCCTGCGGGACGGGTTCCTGCGCTAGTGCGGTGGTCGCATCAATGCTCTGGGGCATGAAGTCTCCGGTGCTGGTGAAAAACTTGGGAGGTGATAATAAGGTTTGGATGAAATTTGACTCGGATCAAAAATACTGCGATATTCAGCTTGCAGGCGCTGCAAATTTCAGCGCACAGATAAAGATGCTTGATATTTGA